From one bacterium genomic stretch:
- a CDS encoding DUF3987 domain-containing protein, whose translation MINVPSTFKNKRLTHLWHYKDLNGALLGGVARYDDSNGKDTIPFFKKNGNTFEMGGAETPRPLFGLETVSKSKELAFIVEGEKCASALQSLNQPALTSPGGSNQASKANWEPLSGIKKVIILPDNDTPGASYAKEVATCLKKLSFPPEILVLKIPNLPEGGDVIDWLQTHIPSWDGLSPIPDEHSGIIKQKFIELVQNNSTPLPKDWDLLVPTDWVLPIPLDSFPLPSWPNDVFQKDIELFIQALAISTETPIELPAMMVMAVLGTICAGKFVVEVTADYREPVNIWTCVALPPASLKTAILKAVLPPLRRWEKEKRNTLEPEIKRLESEHKSLTEVINHKRKLMARSKSADIDILKTEIAELEAKLPLIPKCPQIWSQDVTAEKLTVLLYENDERMGIFTDEGGIFENMAGRYSGGVPNLDIYLQSHSASPVRVSRQGRPSIMLEQPCLSIGIAPQPEVLSKLADKPGFRGRGLLARFLYALPASNLGFRKREMLAMPEELRNNYDATVTSILNLPWNQSIDGQKQAYPLRLTQEAYLLFNSFAQKVEKELAEEGVFAQLQDWAGKLPGAVIRIAGLLHIARHAQAKPWEVYIQKDDVNAAIKIADCLSIHALKVFDLMGADPSVEGAKKILKWLEKNQTESFTFRDCHYGNKNHFKRAADLEGAIDVLEERNYIKKLPSPLVSHRPSRLFKVNPSIYKIKPSVAFVPENGGSIHEN comes from the coding sequence CGCTCTTTGGTTTAGAAACGGTTAGTAAATCTAAAGAACTAGCTTTTATAGTCGAGGGCGAAAAATGTGCCTCAGCCCTTCAATCTTTAAACCAGCCAGCCCTTACCTCTCCCGGAGGATCAAACCAAGCTTCTAAAGCCAACTGGGAGCCTTTAAGCGGTATTAAAAAGGTGATTATATTACCTGATAATGATACCCCCGGGGCATCCTATGCTAAAGAGGTTGCAACATGTTTAAAGAAGCTATCCTTTCCTCCTGAAATTTTAGTTTTAAAAATTCCAAATCTTCCTGAAGGAGGCGATGTTATTGACTGGCTCCAAACCCATATACCATCGTGGGATGGCCTAAGCCCCATACCGGATGAGCATAGCGGGATTATAAAACAGAAGTTTATAGAGCTAGTTCAGAATAATAGTACACCGCTTCCAAAAGACTGGGATTTATTGGTACCAACTGATTGGGTTTTACCAATTCCTTTAGATAGCTTTCCATTACCATCTTGGCCAAATGATGTTTTTCAAAAAGATATAGAGCTTTTTATTCAGGCTTTAGCCATCTCAACGGAAACACCAATAGAATTACCGGCAATGATGGTCATGGCTGTATTAGGAACAATTTGCGCAGGTAAATTTGTTGTTGAGGTAACGGCTGATTATCGTGAGCCAGTCAATATATGGACATGCGTGGCTTTGCCTCCTGCAAGTTTAAAAACAGCAATATTAAAAGCTGTATTGCCTCCTTTAAGACGATGGGAGAAAGAAAAGAGAAATACTCTTGAACCAGAGATTAAACGTTTAGAAAGTGAGCATAAAAGCTTAACTGAGGTTATTAACCATAAACGTAAGTTGATGGCACGGTCAAAAAGTGCGGATATAGATATACTTAAGACTGAAATTGCCGAGCTTGAAGCCAAGCTACCTTTAATACCAAAATGTCCACAAATATGGTCGCAAGATGTAACAGCAGAAAAACTGACTGTTCTTTTGTATGAGAATGATGAACGCATGGGCATTTTTACAGATGAAGGCGGAATATTTGAAAATATGGCAGGTAGATATTCTGGCGGTGTTCCTAATCTAGATATTTATCTGCAGTCACATTCTGCAAGCCCTGTTAGAGTATCGCGACAAGGTAGGCCATCAATTATGCTTGAGCAACCCTGTTTAAGCATAGGAATAGCTCCACAACCTGAAGTGTTAAGCAAGTTAGCTGATAAACCCGGTTTTCGTGGACGTGGATTGCTAGCCCGTTTTTTGTATGCGTTGCCAGCTTCAAATTTGGGATTTAGAAAAAGGGAAATGTTGGCGATGCCCGAGGAGCTACGCAATAATTACGATGCCACAGTAACTTCAATATTAAACTTACCGTGGAATCAATCCATAGATGGTCAAAAGCAAGCTTATCCACTTCGGTTAACACAAGAAGCTTATTTGCTATTCAATTCATTTGCCCAAAAAGTTGAGAAAGAATTAGCTGAGGAAGGAGTATTTGCTCAATTACAAGATTGGGCAGGAAAACTTCCCGGAGCGGTAATAAGAATAGCGGGATTGCTTCATATAGCTAGGCACGCGCAGGCTAAGCCGTGGGAAGTTTATATTCAAAAAGATGACGTAAATGCAGCAATAAAAATAGCTGATTGCTTATCTATACACGCTTTAAAGGTTTTTGACCTTATGGGTGCGGACCCTTCTGTTGAAGGGGCAAAGAAAATATTAAAATGGCTAGAGAAAAATCAAACCGAGTCATTTACTTTTAGAGATTGCCATTACGGAAACAAGAATCACTTTAAAAGAGCGGCAGATTTAGAGGGCGCTATTGATGTATTAGAAGAGCGAAACTATATCAAAAAACTACCCTCTCCCCTAGTAAGCCATCGACCAAGCCGTTTATTCAAAGTTAACCCAAGTATTTACAAAATTAAACCTTCTGTGGCTTTTGTCCCAGAAAACGGAGGTAGCATACATGAAAACTAA
- a CDS encoding helix-turn-helix domain-containing protein: MTKTNLKRQVAQNIKKARTKRGLTQEAAAELSGFHYKYYQRIESGLVNLTLDSLGKLATAFKVKASNFLDK, encoded by the coding sequence GTGACTAAAACCAATCTCAAAAGGCAAGTAGCACAGAATATAAAGAAAGCCAGAACAAAAAGAGGTTTAACTCAAGAAGCTGCCGCAGAACTTAGTGGTTTCCATTATAAGTATTATCAACGGATTGAATCGGGACTAGTGAATCTCACCTTGGATTCCTTGGGGAAGTTGGCGACCGCTTTTAAGGTTAAGGCTTCTAACTTTTTGGATAAATAG
- a CDS encoding DUF1795 domain-containing protein, whose product MATISMSDFNVELPENWKDQGMITLTMPSTDKKVRPNIIITKERLQTVVPLNEYFEKIKQSVQARGIESFQILSEQDVGLDGVPAKMMICTWDLSAMKKMVGPKSGNMDHIQDGQMVQQIQVSCVREDVAINLTASFPADQFDIYARPFQQFIAGFKFS is encoded by the coding sequence ATGGCTACCATCTCAATGAGCGATTTTAACGTAGAATTACCCGAAAACTGGAAAGACCAAGGCATGATTACCCTTACCATGCCCTCTACCGATAAAAAGGTACGCCCCAACATTATTATCACCAAAGAACGTCTTCAAACGGTGGTGCCCTTAAACGAATATTTTGAAAAAATTAAACAATCGGTACAGGCCCGTGGCATTGAAAGCTTTCAAATTTTAAGCGAACAGGATGTAGGCCTTGATGGTGTACCAGCCAAAATGATGATTTGTACCTGGGATTTATCGGCCATGAAAAAAATGGTAGGCCCCAAATCCGGCAATATGGACCATATTCAAGACGGCCAAATGGTGCAACAAATTCAGGTGTCGTGCGTGCGCGAGGATGTAGCCATCAACTTAACCGCCAGCTTCCCGGCCGACCAATTTGATATTTACGCCCGACCCTTTCAACAGTTTATTGCAGGCTTCAAGTTTTCCTGA
- a CDS encoding ketoacyl-ACP synthase III, with protein sequence MPLYSQIIATGSALPSRVVPNKELEPLLETTDDWIFSKIGIRERRYVSPGVGTSDLALEASLNALKKAGINKNKIDGIILATSTPDYCAPGSGVLLQQKLGLKNIPAFDVRNTSPGFLFALDLADGLIRSKKYKCLLVVASEVHSTALDMTPRGRLMSVIFGDGAGAVIMTPTTKKKGVLGMKLFSDGSFYDKLWCEAPASLYQPRITPQMITDGKVYPTMDGRLVFENAVKCMSEASVSILKNLKLKKAKIDFVLPHQANINIINTIGQKLKISPEKILTNIHKCGNTSAASIPILLDEFVSNGTIKRGNKLLVMSFGSGFSWGAGVISY encoded by the coding sequence ATGCCTTTATACTCCCAAATTATCGCCACGGGTTCTGCCCTGCCATCCCGTGTTGTACCCAATAAAGAATTAGAACCTCTTTTAGAAACCACCGACGACTGGATTTTTAGTAAAATAGGCATCCGTGAACGCCGCTATGTGTCCCCCGGCGTGGGCACGTCCGATTTAGCCTTAGAAGCCTCACTTAACGCTCTTAAAAAAGCGGGAATCAACAAAAACAAAATAGACGGCATTATTTTAGCCACCTCTACTCCCGATTACTGTGCTCCCGGCAGCGGCGTTTTACTCCAACAAAAATTAGGTCTTAAAAACATTCCGGCTTTTGATGTGCGCAACACCTCGCCCGGTTTTTTGTTTGCACTCGATTTGGCCGATGGCTTGATCCGCAGCAAAAAATATAAATGCCTGCTTGTTGTGGCCAGTGAAGTACATTCTACCGCACTGGATATGACGCCCCGCGGGCGGCTGATGAGTGTTATTTTTGGCGATGGCGCTGGCGCGGTGATTATGACGCCCACCACCAAGAAAAAAGGTGTATTAGGGATGAAACTTTTCTCCGATGGTTCTTTTTACGATAAACTCTGGTGCGAAGCTCCCGCCTCGCTGTATCAACCCAGAATTACACCTCAGATGATTACAGACGGCAAAGTCTATCCCACCATGGATGGCAGGCTGGTGTTTGAAAATGCGGTCAAATGCATGAGTGAGGCTTCGGTGAGTATTTTAAAAAACTTAAAACTTAAAAAAGCAAAAATAGATTTTGTGTTACCCCACCAGGCCAATATCAATATCATCAACACCATTGGTCAAAAATTAAAAATTTCTCCGGAAAAAATTCTCACCAATATTCACAAATGCGGCAACACGAGCGCTGCTTCTATCCCTATCTTATTAGATGAGTTTGTAAGTAATGGCACCATTAAACGTGGGAATAAATTACTGGTGATGAGTTTTGGCTCAGGCTTTAGCTGGGGCGCTGGTGTTATTTCTTATTAG